The DNA sequence CTATGCAAATGACATATTCCATGGTAAAACATCATCAATCAATCATGACGGTTTAGAGATGTTTGAAGATATTCCTGATCCTCTACCAGTTGGTCGGTATCATTCATTAATTTGTAACACAATCCCCACTGGGTTTATAATAAATTCCTATTTTAAAAAAATAATTATGTCTGTCAGAAATAACTCAGATCGTGTGTGTGGTTTTCAATTTCATCCTGAATCTATCTTAACAACTTATGGAGATCAAATATTAGAAAAAACTATCAATTGGGCATCTATAAAATATATTACATAATCAAAAAAATAAAAAATATATTAGCTTTATTCACCCCAAAAAATCTGAAAG is a window from the Buchnera aphidicola (Microlophium carnosum) genome containing:
- a CDS encoding anthranilate synthase component II; translated protein: MSNILLLDNIDSFTYNLVEQLRNQKNNVLIYRNTVDLEIILKSLRKLINPILMLSPGPSLPKNAGCMLELIKKVKGFIPIIGICLGHQAIVEAYGGTIGYANDIFHGKTSSINHDGLEMFEDIPDPLPVGRYHSLICNTIPTGFIINSYFKKIIMSVRNNSDRVCGFQFHPESILTTYGDQILEKTINWASIKYIT